The following is a genomic window from Ignavibacteria bacterium.
CAAGCTGGCTCGCAAAAGAACAGGGCTGGATGGCAGAGCATATGCTCATTCTCGGACTTGAAACTCCTGATGGCAATACAACATACATTACTGCGGCTCTTCCTTCTGCCTGTGGAAAAACAAATCTTGCCATGATGGTTTCAGCTCTTGAGAATGAAGGTTATAAAGTAACAACGGTAGGGGATGATATTGCCTGGATGTATATCGGTGATGATGGAAGATTATATGCAATAAACCCTGAAGCAGGATTTTTCGGAGTTGCACCGGGCACAAATGAAAAAACAAATCCAAATGCAATTGCATCGTTACATAAAAATTCTATTTTTACAAATACGGCAAGAACAGGAAATGATGAGCCATGGTGGGAAGGAATGACAAAGGAAGTTCCAAGTCCGTTATGGGACTGGCAAGGGAAGCCATATAACGGTGAAGGCAAAGCTGCACATCCGAATTCAAGGTTCACAGCTCCTGCATCCCAATGTCCAAGTATTTCTCCTCATTGGCAGGACGGTAAAGGTGTTCCTATCTCAGCAATTCTTTTCGGAGGCAGAAGGGCAACAACTGTTCCGCTTGTATATGAGTCATTTGATTGGCAGCATGGAGTTTTTGTAGGTGCCACAATGTCATCGGAAACTACTGCCGCTGCAACAGGAGCTGTTGGCGTAGTTCGACGTGACCCTTTTGCAATGCTTCCTTTTTGCGGATACAATATGGGGGATTATTTCGAACACTGGCTTGATATGGGTAAGAAACTGGGTGATAAAGCTCCTAAGATTTTCAATATTAACTGGTTCAGAACCGATGAGAAGGGGAATTTCCTCTGGCCCGGATTCGGCAATAATGCCCGGGTATTAAAATGGATTTATGAAAGAATAAATGGAAAAGCAGATGCTAAAAAAACTGCTATCGGTTATGTGCCGACTTCTGATTCGCTTGACTTAAAAGGACTCAATATCAAAAAAGAAGATGTTGAAAAAGTTCTTGAAGTGAAAAATGACGATTGGAAAAAAGAACTTCCTTCGCAAAAAGAATTCTTCGATAAATTCGGCAATCGGCTTCCTAAAGAAATGACAGAAGAGTTAAATGAATTTGAAAAAAGATTAAACTAAAAAATAAAAAAAGCCCTGCTGTATCAGCAGGGCTTTTAATTTAAGGTAAAAAATTTAGAAAAATTTTACATAAGCAATTACACCGAAAATAATTACTACAGCTATTAACAGGTATAAGATTTTATTTGAATTTGTTTTTCGGCTTTCAGTTTTATGGATATAATCCCCTTTTGAAGGATCCCAATCATATTGCTTCTTTACCTTGTCGACATCTATATGTGTCATCATAAATGAGTTAACTTAATAATCTGACCGGATTAACCCCGCTATTTCAAAGACCTTCATCCTTTAACAAAACCCATACAACATTTGCCAAATAATACTTTTAATTATTTGGTAATTCTATGATTAAAAATACTGAAATTAGAGTTTAATTGCTATGTAATATTAAGGTGCTAAACGGTTTATCTTCCAACCATTTGAAGCAATTTTATATATGATTCTGTCGTGGAGACGACTTTTTCTTCCCTGCCAAAATTCAAAATAATCAGGAATTAATATATATCCTCCCCAGAATTTTGGTAAAACAGGGTCTTCATTTAAATATTTTTTTTCGAGCTCACTATATCTTTTTTCGAGATATAGCCTGTCAGGAATTTCGCAGCTTTGCTCTGAAGCAAGTGAACCTATTCGGCTTTCTTTAGGACGCGCATCAAAAATTTTCTTTGATTCTTCGTAAGATGTTTTAGAAACTGTTCCTTCAATTCTTATTTGTCTTTCCAACTCCGGCCAGAAAAATAATATTGAAGCATTAGGATTTTCTTTCAGCTCTTTACCTTTTCTGCTTTCGTAGTTCGTGCAGAAAATAAATCCCTCATCACTAAACGATTTCAATAATACAACCCTGTTAGATGGTTTACAATCTTTTGTTGAGGTTGCGAGGACCATTGCCGTAGGTTCTTTAATTCCTGAACCAAGAGCAATCTCAAACCATTTGCCGAACTGAATAAACGGATTTTTATCAGCATCTTTTTCTTCAAATGCTCCGGTTAAATACTCATTACTAATTTTTGTTAAATCCATCTATTTTATTAAGACCATTTTTTTAGTCTGAGAAAAATTTTCTGTCCTCAATGAATAAAGATAAATTCCGCTCGGCAAATCACCTGAGTCCCACTGATATTTGTAAACTCCAGCATTTAATTTTCCTGAATGAAGTAAAGATATTTCTTTCCCGCTAATATCATAAATAATTAATGTTACATGCGAAAGACTTGGGATAGCAAATTCTATGTTTGAAACTCCATTAAAAGGGTTAGGGTAGTTTTGCGAAAGCTTAAACTCAGCGGGAACTTCCGTAGAAATGTTACTTATTCCGATTATATCTCTGTTCTCAAAGTAATAAATACCGCCTTTGATATTGGCAATAAACATATCGATATCACCGTCGGTGTCTATGTCGGTAAATTCAGGACATGCATTTGAATAAACTTTTACATTGGCGTAATTATTTGTTTCTAAAACAAAATTCGGAGACGTTGATGTTCCGGTGTTTTTGTAATAAACTACATTTCCGCCAAGTGTTCCAATCAATAAATCTTTATCGCCGTCACTATCAACATCGGTAAATCTCGGAACGCTTTCATTTCCAACATCGATATTAAAATAAAAATTACTTCTTAATACAAAATTAAAACTAACCGGTGTTCCCGTATTTTCGTAATAATTTATTCTGCCTGCAGAATTCCCGGTTAACAAATCAAAGTCGCCGTCATTATCTATGTCAACAATAGTGGGGGCACTGCTTTGTCCTACACCGGTTATACCGATTGTGTTGCCAACTGCAATTTTTGTAAAAATAAAATTCGATGAGCTCCCCGTATTTCTATAATACCAGATTGAATCCGTTATGTAACTTCCTAAAATCATATCCATGTCGCCATCATTATCCAAATCGGCAAGCGAAGGAGCCATATAATAATTATCGGGAGAAATATTCATCGGTAATGAATCCGTCATTAAAGTAAAAGCAGGTGAGACTGCAGTGCCTGCATTTTTGAAATAAACAATTCTTTGCTCGGCACTTCCTGAAAATAAGTCCTTCTTGCCGTCATTATCAATATCTGCAAAAACAATATTGCTGTTGCTGCCGACGTCAACATTACTTAAGAAATTATTTGATACGAATTGAAATGAAGGGTTAAACTGAGTCCCGACATTTTTATAATACACCATGTTCTTCCATGTCTGAGCGGAATATAAGCCGAGTACAAACAAATCATTATCTCCGTCTCCATCATAGTCACAAAATCTTACTGAGTTAAATCCAAAAGAATAATAAGGGTTTGGTCTTGGATAAGCCGAATCTGCAACTGCCATCACAGGATTCGATGGTGTCCCATAATTTTTTATAAAATAAATGCTCTTAGAATAAAGGTCGCCAAAAAATAAATCATTATCATTATCGCCATCCAAATCAGTGAATTGAATCGAGTTTGCACCGTGTCTTGTGCCGCCATCATTTTCATTAATTAATTTAAACGGTTTTGCTACCGGTGAAATAATTTCAAGCTCCTGCCAAAAATCCGTTATGTATTTAAAATTAAAATTTGTTGGTGTGCCGATATTTTCATAAAATGTTATCCTTCCAAGAGCCGTTCCGGTAAAAAAATCTTTGTCACCGTCATTATCGATATCGCAGAATGTCGGAACGGAATTTGATTCACTGAAAATCGTAGAGTCAGAATTTGTGCGAAGCTCGGAAATTATCAAAGTATATACAGGATTTGTATTGGTACCTGTATTACGGTAGTATTTTATTATGGATGGTTCAGCACCGGCAAA
Proteins encoded in this region:
- a CDS encoding phosphoenolpyruvate carboxykinase (GTP); its protein translation is MHFSKKLKDWVKECEELCKPDKVYWCNGSQEEYDMIIKEMLADKTLMELNKETYPNCYLHYSNPNDVARVEHLTFICTKDKDNAGPTNQWKSPEEMKKIMSPIFDKAMKGRTMYVIPYIMGPTDAEASKVGVEITDSPYVVANMRIMTRMGQAALDKMKDEYDFVAGLHSVADCNPERRYIAHFPEEYLIWSVGSGYGGNALLGKKCFALRIASWLAKEQGWMAEHMLILGLETPDGNTTYITAALPSACGKTNLAMMVSALENEGYKVTTVGDDIAWMYIGDDGRLYAINPEAGFFGVAPGTNEKTNPNAIASLHKNSIFTNTARTGNDEPWWEGMTKEVPSPLWDWQGKPYNGEGKAAHPNSRFTAPASQCPSISPHWQDGKGVPISAILFGGRRATTVPLVYESFDWQHGVFVGATMSSETTAAATGAVGVVRRDPFAMLPFCGYNMGDYFEHWLDMGKKLGDKAPKIFNINWFRTDEKGNFLWPGFGNNARVLKWIYERINGKADAKKTAIGYVPTSDSLDLKGLNIKKEDVEKVLEVKNDDWKKELPSQKEFFDKFGNRLPKEMTEELNEFEKRLN
- the pdxH gene encoding pyridoxamine 5'-phosphate oxidase, whose product is MDLTKISNEYLTGAFEEKDADKNPFIQFGKWFEIALGSGIKEPTAMVLATSTKDCKPSNRVVLLKSFSDEGFIFCTNYESRKGKELKENPNASILFFWPELERQIRIEGTVSKTSYEESKKIFDARPKESRIGSLASEQSCEIPDRLYLEKRYSELEKKYLNEDPVLPKFWGGYILIPDYFEFWQGRKSRLHDRIIYKIASNGWKINRLAP
- a CDS encoding FG-GAP-like repeat-containing protein — its product is MPKHILILILFLICTFYAENSPAQDYLQKFSGIPFTVNGQTSMAPFNGGVDNARTQFVDINNDGKPDLFTYDVDTTLNFYQNNGTTSVPKFDLVTTRYQNLSIKYWFAFADMDNDGDFDLFAGAEPSIIKYYRNTGTNTNPVYTLIISELRTNSDSTIFSESNSVPTFCDIDNDGDKDFFTGTALGRITFYENIGTPTNFNFKYITDFWQELEIISPVAKPFKLINENDGGTRHGANSIQFTDLDGDNDNDLFFGDLYSKSIYFIKNYGTPSNPVMAVADSAYPRPNPYYSFGFNSVRFCDYDGDGDNDLFVLGLYSAQTWKNMVYYKNVGTQFNPSFQFVSNNFLSNVDVGSNSNIVFADIDNDGKKDLFSGSAEQRIVYFKNAGTAVSPAFTLMTDSLPMNISPDNYYMAPSLADLDNDGDMDMILGSYITDSIWYYRNTGSSSNFIFTKIAVGNTIGITGVGQSSAPTIVDIDNDGDFDLLTGNSAGRINYYENTGTPVSFNFVLRSNFYFNIDVGNESVPRFTDVDSDGDKDLLIGTLGGNVVYYKNTGTSTSPNFVLETNNYANVKVYSNACPEFTDIDTDGDIDMFIANIKGGIYYFENRDIIGISNISTEVPAEFKLSQNYPNPFNGVSNIEFAIPSLSHVTLIIYDISGKEISLLHSGKLNAGVYKYQWDSGDLPSGIYLYSLRTENFSQTKKMVLIK